In Streptomyces sp. NBC_00433, a single genomic region encodes these proteins:
- a CDS encoding NAD(P)H-binding protein gives MRIAVFGSTGATGRQVVAQALAAGHEVTAFLRDPAKAPPAREGLRIEVGQVTSDQAAVTAAVAGADAVVSALGTERSGRGLRSPTLMAEATPRIVRAMEEAEVGRLVWLSALGVGDTMEQVPALPRLTYRALRRVYADKAAGEQVLRRSPLDWTLVYPVLLTNRARTGRYRHGERLELRGMPTVSRADVAEFILGRVTSGDYLRKIAVIAD, from the coding sequence ATGCGGATCGCGGTCTTCGGCAGCACCGGCGCCACCGGGCGCCAGGTCGTCGCGCAGGCACTGGCCGCGGGCCACGAGGTGACGGCCTTTCTGCGCGACCCGGCCAAGGCGCCGCCCGCCAGGGAGGGATTGCGGATCGAGGTCGGGCAGGTGACGTCGGACCAGGCCGCGGTGACCGCGGCGGTGGCCGGCGCCGACGCCGTGGTCAGCGCGCTGGGCACCGAGCGCAGCGGACGGGGCCTGCGCTCGCCCACCCTGATGGCCGAGGCGACCCCGCGGATCGTCCGCGCCATGGAGGAGGCGGAGGTCGGCAGGCTGGTGTGGCTGTCGGCCCTCGGCGTCGGCGACACCATGGAGCAGGTGCCCGCGCTGCCGCGGCTGACCTACCGCGCGCTGCGCCGCGTCTACGCCGACAAGGCGGCCGGTGAGCAGGTGCTGCGCCGCAGCCCGCTGGACTGGACGCTGGTCTACCCGGTGCTGCTCACCAACCGCGCCCGGACCGGCCGCTACCGGCACGGCGAGCGCCTGGAGCTGCGCGGTATGCCGACGGTCTCCCGGGCCGACGTCGCCGAGTTCATCCTCGGCCGGGTCACCTCTGGCGACTACCTGCGCAAGATCGCGGTGATCGCCGACTGA
- a CDS encoding NAD-dependent epimerase/dehydratase family protein, whose product MHVFLTGASGYVGSATVKALAEHGHEVSGLARSDRSAARLRDLGATPVRGELADTGVLRDAAAGADAAIHLGAVVGPDAAEVDLAAARAMQEGLGGRGTYVHTGGCWVYGDTDGVVDEDAPQRPPAITAWRADNERQVLAAADRGGRPVLVMPGLVYGHGKGLTRAFFVDPGRETGAVPQIGDGSNHWSLVQVDDLARLYVLALGAAPGSVYFGVADQNPPFARIAEALSQAAGCPGSIESLTLRQAERRMGPIAEAFALDQQLTGARARRELGWTPTAGDPLAELAEPAED is encoded by the coding sequence ATGCACGTATTCCTCACCGGCGCCTCCGGCTATGTGGGCTCGGCGACCGTCAAGGCACTGGCCGAGCACGGCCACGAGGTGTCGGGGCTGGCCCGCAGCGACCGGTCCGCCGCGCGGCTGCGCGATCTCGGCGCCACCCCTGTGCGCGGCGAGCTGGCCGACACCGGTGTGCTGCGCGACGCGGCCGCCGGCGCCGACGCGGCGATCCACCTCGGCGCGGTCGTCGGCCCCGACGCCGCCGAGGTCGACCTGGCCGCGGCGCGGGCGATGCAGGAAGGCCTCGGCGGCCGGGGCACGTACGTCCACACCGGCGGCTGCTGGGTCTACGGCGACACCGACGGCGTGGTCGACGAGGACGCGCCGCAGCGCCCGCCGGCGATCACCGCGTGGCGCGCGGACAACGAGCGGCAGGTGCTGGCCGCAGCCGACCGCGGCGGGCGCCCCGTGCTGGTGATGCCGGGGCTGGTCTACGGCCACGGCAAGGGGCTGACCCGGGCCTTCTTCGTCGACCCCGGGCGGGAGACCGGCGCGGTCCCGCAGATCGGCGACGGCTCCAACCACTGGTCGCTGGTCCAGGTGGACGACCTCGCCAGGCTGTACGTCCTCGCGCTCGGCGCCGCACCCGGCTCGGTCTACTTCGGTGTCGCCGACCAGAACCCGCCCTTCGCGAGGATCGCCGAGGCGCTGTCGCAGGCGGCCGGCTGCCCCGGCAGCATCGAGTCGCTGACGCTCCGGCAGGCCGAGCGGCGGATGGGCCCGATCGCCGAGGCCTTCGCACTCGACCAGCAGCTCACGGGTGCCCGCGCCCGCAGGGAACTGGGCTGGACCCCGACCGCCGGCGACCCGCTGGCGGAACTGGCCGAGCCCGCCGAGGACTGA
- a CDS encoding MFS transporter translates to MPLALLALAIGAFGIGTTEFVIIGLLPQVAGDFGVSVPTAGLLVTGYALGVVAGAPLMTALGTKVTRKRMLMLLMGLFVVGNLISAAAPVFAVMLIGRVVTSLAHGAFFGIGSVVAAEVVPPAKRAGAIATMFTGLTVANVVGVPLGTFVGQSAGWRITFVIVAALGVLGLLGVARLVPDLPRPAGVSLRHEVAVLRNVQVLLAMGMTVLGFGGVFAAVTYLVPMMTDVTGYADGSVTWLLVLLGLGMVVGNLVGGRLADRRLMPMLMTALGGLAVVLALFTVTAHDKAAAAATVFAIGALGFATTPPLQKRVLDQAAGAPTLASAVNIGAFNLGNALAAWIGGLVISAGHSYTAANWVGVALAGGALLLAVLSMSLERGGARRPGRLVARSADGGPGDEEDGCSTAGAAGAGLSSRG, encoded by the coding sequence ATGCCTCTCGCGCTGCTGGCCCTGGCCATCGGGGCCTTCGGGATCGGCACCACGGAGTTCGTCATCATCGGGCTGCTGCCCCAGGTCGCCGGCGACTTCGGCGTGTCCGTGCCGACCGCGGGCCTGCTGGTCACCGGCTACGCGCTCGGCGTGGTGGCCGGCGCCCCGCTGATGACCGCGCTGGGCACCAAGGTGACCCGCAAGCGGATGCTGATGCTGCTGATGGGCCTGTTCGTGGTCGGCAACCTGATCTCGGCGGCCGCCCCGGTCTTCGCCGTCATGCTCATCGGCCGGGTGGTCACCTCGCTCGCGCACGGCGCCTTCTTCGGTATCGGCTCGGTCGTGGCCGCCGAGGTGGTGCCGCCGGCCAAGCGGGCCGGCGCCATCGCGACGATGTTCACCGGACTGACCGTCGCCAACGTCGTCGGTGTGCCGCTGGGCACCTTCGTCGGGCAGAGCGCCGGCTGGCGGATCACCTTCGTCATCGTCGCCGCCCTCGGCGTGCTCGGGCTGCTCGGCGTCGCCCGCCTGGTGCCCGACCTGCCCCGGCCCGCGGGCGTCAGCCTGCGCCACGAGGTCGCGGTCCTCCGCAATGTCCAGGTGCTGCTCGCGATGGGCATGACCGTGCTCGGCTTCGGCGGGGTCTTCGCGGCCGTCACCTACCTGGTGCCGATGATGACCGACGTCACCGGATACGCCGACGGCTCGGTGACCTGGCTGCTGGTGCTGCTGGGGCTGGGCATGGTGGTGGGCAACCTGGTCGGCGGCCGGCTCGCCGACCGCAGGCTGATGCCGATGCTGATGACCGCGCTCGGCGGGCTCGCCGTGGTGCTCGCGCTCTTCACGGTGACCGCGCACGACAAGGCCGCTGCCGCGGCCACCGTCTTCGCGATCGGCGCCCTCGGCTTCGCCACCACACCGCCGCTGCAGAAGCGGGTGCTCGACCAGGCCGCGGGCGCCCCGACCCTCGCCTCGGCCGTCAACATCGGCGCCTTCAACCTCGGCAACGCGCTCGCGGCCTGGATCGGCGGCCTGGTCATCTCGGCAGGCCACTCCTACACCGCGGCGAACTGGGTCGGCGTGGCCCTGGCCGGCGGGGCACTGCTGCTCGCCGTGCTGTCGATGTCGCTGGAGCGCGGCGGCGCCCGCCGCCCCGGCCGCCTCGTCGCCCGCTCCGCCGACGGCGGACCCGGCGACGAGGAGGACGGTTGCAGCACGGCCGGCGCCGCCGGCGCCGGGCTCAGCTCGCGGGGTTGA
- a CDS encoding NAD(P)/FAD-dependent oxidoreductase, with protein MGRPKILVVGAGFAGVGCVRRLERSLARDEADICLVTPFSYQLYLPLLPQVASGILTPQSIAVSLRRSRKYRTRIVPGGAIGVDTKAKVCVVRTITGEIVNESYDYIVLAPGSITRTFDIPGLVDNARGMKTLAEAAYVRDHVIAQLDLADASHDEAERTSRLQFVVVGGGYAGTETAACLQRLTAQALHRYPRLDPKLIRWHLIDIAPKLMPELGEKLGLSAQKILRDRGLEISLGVSIAKAGPEEVTFTDGRVVPCRTLIWTAGVAASPLIATLGAETVRGRLAVAADMTLPGADGVYALGDAAAVPDLAKGEEGAICPPTAQHAMRQGVAAAHNVIAAIRNQPLRPYRHKDLGLVVDLGGRDAVSKPLGIELRGLPAQAVARGYHWSALRTNVAKTRVMTNWLLNAVAGSDYVRTGFQSRLPATLRDFEYTDSYLSPEELREQVADAMPRA; from the coding sequence GTGGGACGACCGAAGATCCTCGTGGTGGGCGCGGGATTCGCCGGGGTGGGGTGCGTGCGCCGACTCGAGCGCAGCCTCGCCCGCGACGAGGCGGACATCTGCCTGGTGACCCCGTTCTCCTACCAGCTCTACCTGCCGCTGCTGCCGCAGGTCGCCTCCGGCATCCTGACCCCGCAGTCGATCGCGGTGTCGCTGCGCCGCAGCAGGAAATACCGCACCCGGATCGTCCCCGGCGGCGCGATCGGCGTGGACACCAAGGCGAAGGTCTGCGTGGTGCGGACGATAACGGGCGAGATCGTCAACGAGTCCTACGACTACATCGTGCTCGCCCCCGGCAGCATCACCCGGACCTTCGACATCCCCGGCCTGGTCGACAACGCGCGCGGGATGAAGACCCTCGCCGAGGCCGCCTACGTCCGCGACCACGTGATCGCCCAGCTCGACCTCGCCGACGCCTCGCACGACGAGGCCGAGCGGACCTCCCGGCTGCAGTTCGTGGTCGTCGGCGGCGGCTACGCGGGCACCGAGACCGCGGCCTGCCTGCAACGGCTGACCGCCCAGGCGCTGCACCGCTACCCGCGGCTCGACCCGAAGCTCATCAGGTGGCACCTCATCGACATCGCGCCCAAGCTGATGCCGGAACTGGGCGAGAAGCTCGGGCTGAGCGCGCAGAAGATCCTCCGCGACCGCGGTCTCGAAATCTCGCTCGGTGTCTCGATCGCCAAGGCCGGCCCCGAGGAGGTCACCTTCACCGACGGCCGGGTGGTGCCCTGCCGCACCCTGATCTGGACCGCGGGCGTCGCCGCGAGCCCGCTGATCGCGACCCTCGGCGCCGAGACCGTACGCGGCCGGCTCGCCGTCGCCGCGGACATGACGCTGCCCGGCGCCGACGGGGTCTACGCGCTCGGCGACGCCGCGGCCGTACCGGACCTGGCCAAGGGCGAGGAGGGCGCGATCTGCCCGCCCACCGCGCAGCACGCGATGCGGCAGGGCGTCGCGGCCGCCCACAATGTCATCGCCGCGATCAGGAACCAGCCGCTGCGGCCCTACCGGCACAAGGACCTCGGCCTGGTGGTCGACCTCGGCGGCCGGGACGCGGTCTCCAAGCCGCTCGGCATCGAGCTGCGCGGCCTGCCCGCGCAGGCCGTCGCCCGCGGCTACCACTGGTCGGCACTGCGCACCAACGTCGCCAAGACCCGGGTGATGACCAACTGGCTGCTCAACGCGGTGGCCGGCAGCGACTACGTCCGTACCGGCTTCCAGTCCCGCCTGCCCGCCACTCTGCGGGACTTCGAGTACACCGACTCGTACCTGTCGCCCGAGGAGCTGCGCGAGCAGGTCGCCGACGCGATGCCGCGCGCCTGA
- a CDS encoding SpoIIE family protein phosphatase has translation MGKGADGPARREQSEAEEAEQRQIDAMNRFTSRPGGDGAEAGTVPAADSAAGTGAAKPRLRDALLLETGHDLAEAETLSAALRTVTRLSAPDFALDGVVVFGVTDKFIKVLGQTGYRGSDAQRVFRMPVTTDFPATEVVNSGRPVYLSSPEEYSARFPATWPVAAEFGRQSWAFLPMVTSGRITAVCLLAFDRPMAFGADERALLVLTARLVAQALERTRTSSAELALSRGLRRSMGATAPAVPGLTVATRYVPTGGGLVVGGDWYDVINLPEGRLAVVIGDVQGHDVHAAGLMAQLRTAVHAYAAEGHGPDAVLARSSRFLAAVDEDRFATCIYIEAEPSTGMLHIARAGHPHPVLRLPDGTCMLKHVGGGLPLGLMPGTEDYPVTDLELRPDEILMLCTDGLIETGGHDMYSGWIRVRDAMSPGPTEDLEGIADSLIRAVHNPLQQAGQAADEEVGRREVDAAGVRADLAPRNEDDIALLLLRRDAGVHQRAVPERRLVLTIDQDQAQGLAEARAELQALLHDWAQPDQVDTAVLLTSELVGNVLVHTDQSAALNASLTGEPGRRVLRVEVSDSGDELPHQRTPGEMASSGRGLMLLDILSGQWSVRPESEGKTVWFSLWEDEEPADDEPAGSDPLSDFPE, from the coding sequence ATGGGCAAGGGAGCCGACGGTCCGGCGCGACGTGAGCAGTCGGAGGCCGAAGAAGCGGAACAGCGGCAGATCGACGCCATGAACCGGTTCACGTCGCGGCCCGGCGGAGACGGCGCCGAGGCCGGGACGGTCCCCGCGGCGGATTCCGCGGCCGGCACCGGCGCCGCGAAGCCGCGGCTGCGCGACGCGCTGCTGCTCGAAACCGGCCACGACCTGGCGGAGGCCGAGACGCTGTCCGCCGCCCTCAGGACGGTGACCAGGCTCTCCGCCCCGGATTTCGCCCTCGACGGCGTGGTGGTCTTCGGTGTCACCGACAAGTTCATCAAGGTGCTCGGCCAGACCGGATACCGCGGCAGCGACGCCCAGCGGGTCTTCCGGATGCCGGTGACGACCGACTTCCCGGCCACCGAGGTGGTCAACTCGGGACGGCCGGTCTACCTGTCCTCCCCCGAGGAGTACAGCGCGCGCTTCCCCGCCACCTGGCCGGTGGCCGCCGAGTTCGGCCGGCAGTCGTGGGCCTTCCTGCCGATGGTGACCTCCGGGCGGATCACCGCGGTGTGCCTGCTGGCCTTCGACCGGCCGATGGCCTTCGGCGCCGACGAGCGGGCCCTGCTGGTGCTGACCGCCCGGCTGGTCGCCCAGGCGCTGGAGCGGACCAGGACCAGCAGCGCGGAGCTGGCGCTGTCCCGCGGACTGCGGCGCAGCATGGGCGCGACGGCTCCCGCGGTGCCCGGACTGACGGTGGCCACCCGCTACGTGCCGACCGGCGGCGGCCTGGTGGTCGGCGGCGACTGGTACGACGTGATCAACCTGCCGGAGGGCCGACTGGCCGTGGTGATCGGCGACGTGCAGGGCCACGACGTGCACGCGGCCGGGCTGATGGCCCAGCTGCGGACCGCCGTGCACGCCTACGCGGCCGAGGGCCACGGCCCGGACGCGGTGCTCGCCAGGTCGTCCCGCTTCCTGGCCGCGGTCGACGAGGACCGCTTCGCCACCTGCATCTACATCGAGGCGGAGCCCTCCACCGGGATGCTGCACATCGCCAGGGCCGGCCATCCGCACCCGGTGCTGCGGCTGCCGGACGGCACCTGCATGCTCAAGCACGTCGGGGGCGGTCTGCCGCTCGGCCTGATGCCGGGCACCGAGGACTACCCGGTCACCGATCTGGAGCTGCGGCCCGACGAGATCCTGATGCTGTGCACGGACGGGCTGATCGAGACCGGCGGGCACGACATGTACAGCGGCTGGATCCGGGTCAGGGACGCGATGTCCCCCGGCCCGACCGAGGACCTGGAAGGCATCGCCGACAGCCTGATCCGCGCGGTCCACAACCCGTTGCAGCAGGCCGGCCAGGCGGCGGACGAGGAGGTCGGGCGGCGCGAGGTGGACGCGGCGGGCGTACGCGCGGATCTGGCGCCGCGCAACGAGGACGACATCGCGCTGCTGCTGCTGCGCCGCGACGCCGGGGTGCACCAGCGGGCGGTGCCCGAGCGCAGGCTGGTACTGACCATCGACCAGGACCAGGCCCAGGGACTGGCCGAGGCGCGGGCCGAGCTGCAGGCGCTGCTGCACGACTGGGCACAGCCCGACCAGGTGGACACCGCGGTGCTGCTGACCTCGGAGCTGGTCGGCAACGTCCTGGTGCACACCGACCAGTCGGCGGCGCTCAACGCCTCGCTGACCGGCGAGCCGGGTCGGCGCGTACTGCGGGTGGAGGTCTCCGACAGCGGCGACGAGCTGCCGCACCAGCGGACACCGGGCGAGATGGCGTCCTCGGGGCGCGGTCTGATGCTGCTCGACATCCTGTCGGGCCAGTGGAGCGTGCGGCCGGAGTCGGAGGGCAAGACGGTGTGGTTCTCGCTGTGGGAGGACGAGGAGCCGGCCGACGACGAGCCGGCCGGCTCCGACCCGCTGTCCGACTTCCCGGAGTGA
- a CDS encoding MarR family transcriptional regulator produces the protein MTATDPALTALADGWCALSLLHGRIEAHTERALQAGHGLSVREFSLLDVLSRQHDGPGGRLQMKQVADAVVLSQSATTRLVTRLEERGLLARYLCPTDRRGIYTDVTAAGADLLAAARPTNNSALREALDQAAGDPHLAPLVTAVEQIRGPVPA, from the coding sequence ATGACCGCCACCGATCCGGCACTGACCGCACTCGCCGACGGCTGGTGCGCGCTGTCCCTGCTGCACGGCCGGATCGAGGCGCACACCGAGCGGGCGCTGCAGGCCGGGCACGGGCTGAGCGTCCGCGAGTTCTCGCTGCTCGACGTGCTCAGCAGGCAGCACGACGGCCCCGGCGGGCGCCTGCAGATGAAGCAGGTCGCCGACGCGGTGGTGCTCAGCCAGTCCGCGACCACCCGCCTGGTCACCCGCCTGGAGGAGCGCGGCCTGCTGGCCCGCTATCTCTGCCCGACCGACCGCCGCGGCATCTACACCGACGTCACCGCCGCGGGCGCCGACCTGCTCGCCGCGGCCCGCCCGACCAACAACTCCGCCCTGCGCGAGGCCCTCGACCAGGCCGCCGGCGACCCGCACCTGGCGCCGCTGGTCACCGCCGTCGAGCAGATCCGCGGCCCGGTCCCGGCCTGA